Sequence from the Carassius gibelio isolate Cgi1373 ecotype wild population from Czech Republic chromosome A7, carGib1.2-hapl.c, whole genome shotgun sequence genome:
AGCTCTTGTGTTGGGATGGGGGTCCGCTGGTCCGTGTGGTCTCTGCTGGAGGACGAGGGCTTCTCTGTGTCGCGTAGCTCTTGTGTTGGGATGGGGGTCCGCTGGTCCGTGTGGGCTCTGCTGGAGGACGAGGGCTTCTCTGTGTCGCGTAGCTCTTGTGTTGGGATGGAGGTCCGCTGGTCCGTGTGGTCTCTGCTGGAGGACGAGGGCTTCTCTGTGTCGCGTAGCTCTTGTGTTGGGATGGAGGTCCGCTGGTCCGTGTGGTCTCTGCTGGAGGACGAGGGCTTCTCTGTGTCGCGTAGCTCTTGTGTTGGGATGGGGGTCCGCTGGTCCGTGTGGTCTCTGCTGGAGGACGAGGGCTTCTCTGTGTCGCGTAGCTCTTGTGTTGGGATGGGGGTCCGCTGGTCCGTGTGGGCTCTGCTGGAGGACGAGGGCTTCTCTGTGTCGCGTAGCTCTTGTGTTGGGATGGAGGTCCGCTGGTCCGTGTGGGCTCTGCTGGAGGACGAGGGCTTCGCCTGTTAGCGGAGTTTCTGTTGTTTCTTGCGGTGTTTCCAAGGGCTGTGCTTTTCAGCACTCTGGCGAAGACTTTCACTCTTTGCTTATTGAGATGTATGTGGTCATACATATGATGAGGCTGTATGTCTTTGTTATGGGCGAGATGAACATTAGGAATGAGTGCGCAGCTTCTGGAGAGTTCCACATTATTCCCGTGGATGACGTGGAAAGGCACATCGGTGCGTAGCAGCAGTGTGGACAGAGTTACTTTGGCCTCTGGGAAGTGTTGTGTGGCTCTGATCGCCACCTCTCTCATTATAGGAGCCACACGGCCCTTCATGGCCCTTAAATCATTCGTCCCTGTGTGGATTACGATGTGCTTGTAGTTTTCATGTTTACTTTCAGACAGGATCTGAAAAGCACTTCTTGTGTTTGGGCACCAGATTTTCTTGGCTCTCATGTTTGGTAGCAGAAGTCTCTCATTGACATATTTCCCATTAGAGTCTGTCAGGATAAGAGCATGTGCTTCTCCCGGGTCCTGTGCAGAGGAGCTGTGGATCAGTCAAGCAGTGAGGCTCTTCTTCCACTGGCTGCTGTTCAGGTTGAGGGTTTTCCATGAGCATCTCTGGACGAGTCAAGGGTTTGGCAGAAGACTCTCTAGGTGCTGAAACAGAGTTAAGTCTTTCTGTCAGATCTGTGATGAGTTCATCTTTGGTGTGGAGTACTGACTTCAAGGCCGATACCTTTTTCAAGGATTTCTTTTCTAACTTCCGTTAGTTGTCTTCCTAAAGTTGATTTTACTTCCCTTAGTTCATCTTTGGTTTTCTGAAGTTCTTTTGTCATTTCTTCTCTGTGTCTCTGCAGAGATTCAACTTCTTGTTTTAAGTTCTTTATTTCAATTGTCACTTGTTCCATGTTGTTGTCTTTCAGGTGGGATAGTATTAATTCTTTTATCTCCACGACTTCTACTTCCAGAAGTGAAAAGTTGTCTTTCATTCTTGACATTGGAGATGGAATGGTAGTTGCTGAAGTCACTGTCGTCTTTAGAACTGATTTTTCAGGAGAGGGAACAATGTTCATATTCTTGTACCCTTCATCAGACAGTGCCAGCTTTTTTATTAATTCCAAATCTTTAATGAAGATCTTGAGAGCAGACTCTGATCCCTGGGCCATGACAGTGCCATTTTGATACAAGTTCAGGGTCAAAGATCTTGTTTCATCATTTTTTTCAGCATCTTCAAATGCTAAGATCTGTCTGCCTTTACAGATGCCTCTTTTCTTGGTAAAGGTGAGATGTTGACAGAAGGCAGTGTGCCATAAAGGGCTGTGTTGGGTGTAAAAGAGCAGGTTGTTCATGGCACTGTGTTCTTGTGTGTCGGGCGTCTCCTTCATCTGCTTGTGTCTGAGCATCAGCCTGGAGGTCTCAGAGCTCTTCTGAGGGTAGATGAAGGGGCGTGGCCAGGATGATGCGTTGGCCATCATTGATTTGGAATGTAAACAATCAACTGAAATAACTGCcactgtttttaattgttttttgtttatcatCTCCTAGTGGAGATATACAGCTGGTAAAAATGAGTAAATAAGCCCAAAATGGGGAAAATATGactttcactgatttctttaaaATTCCAGTTGTGTCCAAAATGTCCAAGAATGTTTTTTCTGTGCTGTTCTTTCAAACAGGAATCAACCAAAAGTCCAAAGAGAGATAAATAGCACTGtctattcaaaatgtttttacctCTCTTATCCTCCAAGTTTTCTTATAGTGGCTGTTGTTGtgggctgttgttgttgttgttttgcttgaTGTTATCCTTTTCCAACATGAGTATCCTTTTCTGCAGAGGTTATCCTGTGATCAGCTTCTCTTGAACTTTTCCTCAAATTAAGGTgtgacagtgtaaaaaaaaaaaaaaaaaaaaactgtccagaTTCAACAAAATCTTTGCTTAGATGTTGTCTAGATGATGTTGTATGTTGAATCCTCTTTTTTCATTAGCTTGTTagcaaataaattttatttttcttgcaatttatCTGGAGTTCAACTCAAGTGTGAtttgtctctttgtctctctctctctctctctctctctctatcagtctgtgtgtgtgtgtgtgtgctctttggaTGCGGCTAGATTATAACTCCGCCTACCGCTCCATGTTTGACCGACACCCCCCACCGTCTCCGTTTCCTTGGTTTCAGTTCCcgctctttttgtttgttttgttctataCAATGAAATCGGTCTCAAATATCTCACAGGATATCAAACTGTGTAATTTGTAAAATTCCTTATAAACTTTTAGAAAATTTGACCGTTTTATTCTCATCTGTTCTGCCAATTTCACTTCTTCTCAAACTTAAGTAATAAAAccatgttattttgttttctctttactTTATTAATCACTTTGAATCAAATTAAGACTAAACAAAGAAATGGAAAAGCAAAATTCTCATTATGCACGTATCAcaacaatatataattaatatagattTGAGAATCAATGAAAGTCAGAAAAACGCTCGATATGTTTAAACACACGAGAAATTTACTTTGGTAACAGAATCTTCCACAGAACAACGGTGAAAAAACAAtggaaacaataaataaaaaatacaactaaaaaaactgcaaaaaaaaaacaaaacaaaaaaaaaaacctgtctttTATCCTCCGAAGCcgtacaagtctcagttaggttaacacagtacacgtagcatggccttttaaataatataataaataaaaagaaaacaatagagcaagctagtgttagaggtctttacacattcatacatacaattgcataataaacgaaaagaaaatacaatacaaagaaaggattagaaaggtagttagattaaaaaaaatagaattagaatagtgagtgttaaagttagaggatcaaataaagatgTCATAAATATCATCAAGTAAAGATGATCCGAGTTTCTTCTCATCACTGCGGATTTCCACTTAAAGCTATATACACAACAAAAACTCAAGTCTCTTTATGTGAATGTGTGCGTGAATATAAGgttcaagtttcactttttgaagggATATACTgaactaatgttttttttctgatattcGAATTAAATGACTCGCAACTATAGTGTTCATAGACAGACAACTTATTACTTTTCACGTACAGCAGCAACAATAATTACACTTTTGTCTCTTTAAGTGAAAGtgtgggtggctcttaaaagagccgttgGGTTTGTTCTCGGATCTGAAGCGGTTTATCCTCCGAAGCCGTACAAGGTGCGTCCCTGTCGTTTGAGCGCGTACACAACGTCCATGGCGGTGACGGTCTTTCTCTTGGCGTGTTCGGTGTAGGTGACGGCGTCGCGGATCACGTTCTCCAGGAACACCTTCAACACACCGCGGGTCTCCTCGTAGATCAGACCGGAGATGCGCTTGACTCCGCCGCGgcgagctagacgacgaatggcGGGTTTGGTGATTCCCTGGATGTTATCGCGAAGCACTTTACGGTGACGCTTAGCGCCTCCTTTTCCGAGTCCTTTACCGCCTTTGCCTCTTCCAGACATGATGAAGTTATTGCTTGTTTCAGTCGAGCGACGAAAACGAATAAAACACAACTGCTGCAGAGAGGCATTTTACATCTGCTTACAGGACCTGACTGAAACCAGCGCTTGTCACATGACGCTCCCCTCTTCACTAGTAGAGCAGGAAACGATGGGGTTTAATCCAAAACCTCATCTAACTACTTAATCCAAgttttaaaagattattttgcCAAATATTTAGAAGACCTTATCTGCATAATATTTACAGACATGATTGGGAGACGCTTTTAATCGGACTAAATTATCATTGAGCGGCAGGAACTACCCATGTCCTATCAGGCAATAAATCAGTGGATCTCCATTTAAAGTAAACATATACTATAACCAAATTACTTGTATTTTCACCTTAAACATTGCAACAGACACTTTTGACGCACATTAAACTTGACAATTTATTATACCTTAATATTAACCTTATACATAATTACACGGCTTTATTACACACAAGCTTAGAAAGTATATGGGATTGTATCTTAACTTACATAAGGCTTTCTTTGCACATGGACGTTATAGGTCGTCGTCATTTTGCCAAGACattggtcactgaacgaatcattttggcgAACGAACTGAAAAGTCAActaatctcttgaaagaatcataattACCACCACagtatttcaatgtttttgcaCGTGTGTAATTCCTTAAGGTTATTTCAAATAGAGATTAATAATGCGCAGGAAGAAAACAAGTTGATACAAAATTTAACTAATGTTATATTGATTTAGAACCAGTTCTGGTGGAAACGGTCTCATTTGAGAGTGATGtaggtggctcttaaaagagcctttggggtGTTTGTCAGCGGCGGGTTTAAGCGCGCTCTCCGCGGATGCGGCGGGCCAGCTGGATGTCTTTGGGCATGATGGTGACCCTCTTGGCGTGGATGGCGCACAGGTTGGTGTCCTCGAACAGACCGACCAGATAAGCCTCGCTGGACTCCTGCAGGGCCATGACAGCGGAGCTCTGGAAGCGCAGGTCCGTCTTGAAATCCTGAGCGATCTCTCGCACCAGACGCTGGAAAGGCAGTTTGCGGATCAGCAGCTCGGTGGACTTCTGATAGCGGCGGATCTCTCGGAGAGCCACGGTCCCGGGCCTGTAACGGTGGGGTTTCTTGACGCCGCCGGTGGCTGGGGCGCTCTTCCGGGCGGCTTTAGTAGCGAGCTGCTTCCTCGGGGCTTTGCCACCGGTGGATTTACGAGCGGTCTGCTTGGTTCTTGCCATCGCTGCAGTTTAATAACTGTAGAATACGAGTGTGACCGTGTGTGCAACACAGCTGCTTTTAAAGCATCTCAGGATAGAGCCAGGGTCCAGAAGCTTGTGATTGGCTGATGTGTGGCGCCTGCACACGACTGCTAGCCAATGACTGCGCATCCCCTGTTTTCAAACGGCGAACTGTTTGTGTTTCCCGCTCAAAATGCGTTGTTCTGCTTATTACTTCACGAATCAAACACTCTACACTACATTTAGCCATTTTATAgacacctttatccaaagcgatttaagAGGAAGATACGTAGCGATTCTTCTTAAGGAGGCAAATAGACACAGAAAGTGCTTGAGATATCAAGTTTTAGgctttgttcaaataagtacaagctagaaagagagagaataaataaagaaaaagctaaatatatttttatatattttttcttcttaaatagAAAACTCGatcaattttataatattttcaagAAGGTCAGACAATAAAGCAGTGATCTCCGccgtgtgtgtgtgacaaaaacAAGTGAGCACACATATCTCTTCAGCCCATTGTTTTCCCATGTCTCGAACACCATATTTATctcaatttctctctcaaaacATACTAGCTACAGATGCATGTGCAACACAGACTTGATAATCTTGGTGTGTATCCTTTTATGTTCTCGTGTATGTATGGGTGCATAAATATATGTAACCATAGCAAATAGTTTTGCTTACCCTTATCACACGATTACTCAACATAGCCGCAGAACAGCTATTATGTCTGCTAATAGTTGTACTTAAAGCAATACGATATAGTTCAGTTGATGTGGTGCATATTTAGTTGGGTACATTCATTCAAGAATAAATTATACAATCAGAAAAGCGCTCTCTAAAAGATAAaatgggtggctcttaaaagagcctttgtgtTTGAGAAACAGAGCGGACTCGGTTTACTTGGCTTTGGCGGGTTTCTCGGTCTTCTTGGGCAGCAGCACGGCCTGGATGTTGGGCAGCACCCCGCCCTGAGCGATGGTCACTCGACCCAGGAGTTTGTTGAGCTCCTCGTCATTGCGCACCGCCAGCTGCAGGTGACGGGGAATGATGCGGGTCTTCTTGTTGTCTCTCGCGGCGTTTCCAGCCAACTCCAAGATCTCAGCGGTCAGATACTCGAGCACAGCCGCCAGATAGACGGGAGCTCCGGCACCGACGCGTTCGGCGTAGTTCCCCTTGCGGAGAAGTCTGTGAACACGACCGACGGGGAACTGCAGCCCTGCTCTGGAGGAGCGAGTCTTGGCCTTCGCTCTCGCTTTGCCGCCGGTTTTGCCTCTTCCGCTCATTGTTGACAACAAAAAGTCtctatctttgcaatgcagaaacAGTGATACCGTGAACCTCGCTCTACTGTATTTAAAAGAGCGCGCGAGTCGCTCATTGGTTTAGGGTCTGTAAGATTTCAAACCAATCACTGAACTTCCCTCCAACACTGAcctccaaagccacgcctccaCAGCCGGCGCGCGGTTTGTGCAGCTTTAAGAAAGAAGACGAAAGAAAACTTAAACCCTTAACTTAAAACAGAAAACCTAACCCTAATCCTATACTAATATGTGATataaaatgtgataaattatttttaatctaattaaatttagatcaaatatccattaaatatttaaattttaatataagtATGTTACTGGGAAGTC
This genomic interval carries:
- the LOC128017642 gene encoding histone H2A-like, with protein sequence MSGRGKTGGKARAKAKTRSSRAGLQFPVGRVHRLLRKGNYAERVGAGAPVYLAAVLEYLTAEILELAGNAARDNKKTRIIPRHLQLAVRNDEELNKLLGRVTIAQGGVLPNIQAVLLPKKTEKPAKAK